A DNA window from Amycolatopsis sp. DSM 110486 contains the following coding sequences:
- a CDS encoding aldo/keto reductase yields MEKRQLGRSGLRVSRLALGTMTWGGDTDAEEAASQLVAFVDAGGTLVDTADIYAEGEAERVLGSLLGDLVPRDDVVVATKAVARRTEGPFGGGASRGALLSALDGSLRRLGTDHVDLWQLHAWDAGVPIEETLSALEYAVTSGKVRYVGVSNYAGWQLATTASRACAVAPIVSCQYEYSLLERGVDREAAPAALHHGIGLLPWAPLGRGVLTGKYRTGTPADSRGASSEFAGYVEHHRTDRAARIVQAVATAADGLGISPLVVALAWVRDRPGVVAPVVGARDTGQLTGSLAAEELTLPPAIRSALDDVSCVDVGYPERGPK; encoded by the coding sequence GTGGAAAAGCGACAGCTCGGCCGGTCGGGACTGCGGGTCTCGCGCCTGGCGCTCGGCACGATGACGTGGGGCGGCGACACCGACGCCGAGGAGGCGGCCAGCCAGCTCGTCGCGTTCGTCGACGCCGGTGGCACCCTCGTGGACACCGCGGACATCTACGCCGAAGGCGAGGCCGAGCGCGTACTCGGGAGCCTGCTGGGCGACCTCGTACCCCGCGACGACGTGGTGGTGGCCACGAAGGCCGTCGCGCGGCGCACCGAAGGGCCCTTTGGCGGCGGGGCTTCCCGGGGCGCGCTGCTGAGTGCGCTCGACGGCTCGCTGCGCCGCCTCGGCACCGACCACGTTGACCTGTGGCAGCTGCACGCGTGGGACGCGGGCGTGCCGATCGAGGAGACCCTCTCGGCCCTCGAGTACGCCGTGACCAGCGGGAAGGTCCGCTACGTCGGCGTCTCCAACTACGCGGGCTGGCAGCTGGCCACGACCGCGTCGCGCGCCTGCGCCGTGGCACCGATCGTGTCCTGCCAGTACGAGTACTCGCTGCTGGAGCGCGGAGTCGACCGCGAAGCCGCACCGGCCGCGCTGCACCACGGCATCGGGCTGCTGCCCTGGGCGCCACTGGGCCGCGGCGTGCTGACTGGCAAGTACCGCACGGGCACGCCTGCCGACTCGCGCGGCGCGTCCAGCGAGTTCGCCGGGTACGTGGAGCACCACCGCACGGACCGCGCGGCGCGGATCGTGCAGGCCGTGGCCACGGCCGCCGACGGGCTCGGCATCTCGCCGCTGGTCGTCGCGCTGGCCTGGGTGCGCGACCGGCCGGGGGTCGTGGCGCCGGTCGTCGGCGCCCGCGACACCGGCCAGCTGACGGGTTCGCTGGCGGCGGAGGAGCTCACGCTCCCGCCCGCGATCCGCAGCGCGCTCGACGACGTGAGCTGCGTCGACGTGGGCTACCCCGAGCGGGGTCCGAAATGA
- a CDS encoding helix-turn-helix domain-containing protein produces the protein MDDLELLVHPVRLRVVHALSGGQPLTTTQLAERIHDVSKATLYRHVGLLAEAGILEVAEEQRVRGAVERSYRLRRDRAVIDADAAASATLDDHRKVFATAMTTLIAEFTAYLGRAGADPVEDLVGYRQHSVWLSHEELAELITELREVLLPRLRNEPTPGRRQHLISPILFPLE, from the coding sequence GTGGACGATCTGGAACTCCTGGTGCACCCGGTGCGGCTGCGCGTGGTGCACGCCCTCTCCGGCGGGCAGCCCCTGACCACCACCCAGCTGGCCGAGCGCATCCACGACGTGTCGAAGGCGACCCTGTACCGCCACGTCGGCCTGCTCGCCGAAGCCGGAATCCTCGAAGTGGCCGAGGAACAACGCGTCCGCGGCGCCGTCGAGCGCAGCTACCGGCTGCGGCGTGACCGCGCGGTGATCGACGCGGACGCGGCGGCCTCGGCGACGCTCGACGATCACCGCAAGGTGTTCGCGACCGCGATGACGACGTTGATCGCCGAGTTCACCGCGTACCTGGGCCGGGCCGGCGCGGATCCGGTCGAGGACCTGGTGGGCTACCGCCAGCACTCGGTCTGGCTGAGCCACGAGGAGCTCGCCGAGCTCATCACCGAGCTCCGCGAAGTACTCCTCCCCCGGCTGCGCAACGAGCCCACCCCCGGCCGGCGCCAGCACCTCATCAGCCCGATCTTGTTCCCTCTGGAGTGA
- a CDS encoding LLM class F420-dependent oxidoreductase, with protein sequence MRMGLNLGYWGTGDNSANLALARRADELGYSVVWAAEAYGSDAVTMLTWIAARTERIDVGSAVLQIPARTPAMTGMTAATLDTLSGGRFRLGLGVSGPQVSEGWHGVRFADPVGRTREYVEIVRAVQSRRRVRFSGEHFELPLPDGPGLALGLTFRPERKQVPVYLAAIGPKNLALTGEVADGWLPVFFSPEHAGEQLAHIRAGAEAAGRSLDGFDVAPAVPLVVGDDWRECADAVRPHAALYVGGMGSRKQNFYNRLAVRMGFEAAAAEVQECYLARDYEGAQAAVPLEFLDATSLLGPRERIAERMAEFAKAGVTTLSVTPYGESAGFEAALRTAVEAIELAGVA encoded by the coding sequence GTGCGAATGGGACTCAACCTCGGTTACTGGGGCACCGGGGACAACTCCGCGAACCTGGCGCTGGCCAGGAGAGCGGACGAACTCGGGTATTCGGTGGTGTGGGCGGCCGAGGCCTACGGCTCCGATGCCGTGACGATGCTCACCTGGATCGCCGCGCGGACCGAGCGGATCGACGTCGGCAGCGCCGTGCTGCAGATCCCGGCGCGGACGCCGGCGATGACAGGCATGACCGCCGCCACGCTCGACACGCTCTCGGGCGGCCGGTTCCGGCTCGGCCTGGGTGTCTCGGGCCCGCAGGTGTCGGAGGGCTGGCACGGCGTGCGGTTCGCCGACCCGGTGGGCCGCACCCGCGAGTACGTGGAGATCGTGCGGGCCGTGCAGTCGAGGCGCCGCGTGCGCTTCAGCGGCGAGCACTTCGAGCTGCCGCTGCCCGACGGGCCCGGGCTGGCCCTGGGCCTGACCTTCCGGCCCGAGCGCAAGCAGGTGCCGGTGTACCTCGCCGCGATCGGGCCGAAGAACCTCGCGCTCACGGGTGAGGTCGCCGACGGCTGGCTGCCGGTGTTCTTCTCACCCGAGCACGCGGGTGAGCAGCTGGCCCACATCCGCGCCGGCGCCGAGGCGGCCGGGCGTTCGCTCGACGGCTTCGACGTCGCCCCTGCCGTGCCGCTCGTGGTCGGCGACGACTGGCGCGAGTGCGCCGACGCCGTGCGCCCCCACGCCGCTCTTTACGTGGGCGGGATGGGCAGCCGGAAGCAGAACTTCTACAACCGCCTCGCCGTGCGGATGGGGTTCGAGGCCGCGGCGGCCGAAGTGCAGGAGTGCTACCTCGCCCGCGACTACGAGGGGGCTCAGGCGGCCGTGCCGCTCGAGTTCCTCGACGCGACGTCGCTGCTCGGCCCGCGGGAGCGGATCGCCGAGCGGATGGCGGAGTTCGCGAAGGCGGGCGTGACGACGTTGTCCGTGACTCCGTACGGGGAGTCTGCGGGATTCGAGGCGGCTCTGCGGACCGCTGTGGAAGCGATCGAGCTGGCGGGAGTGGCCTGA
- a CDS encoding zinc-binding dehydrogenase produces the protein MSIPATMRALEQTSLEGPQDLRLITDVPVPAPGRGEVLIRVRAAGVNFADLSQARGVFRGGPQPPYLAGFEAAGDVVALGAEVTGLGPGSPVIGVGPGAFAEYAVLPAAAAMPVPAGWTAEQALGLVVNRPTALAALKPLGRLTSGETVVVHAAAGATGQAAVRMAKHYGATVIATASQGKHETVRALGADHVLDSATPDLAAEVLRLTGGAGADLVLESAGGAGFAAGLASAKPVTGRVVVYGLAGGEAAITNWDLVYRHQVHVVGLNLGMLIRAAPRIFGEVMGELSALVAAGVLPPERPVVYDLADGPQALAALESRVTVGKLALRP, from the coding sequence GTGAGCATTCCCGCGACCATGCGCGCGCTGGAGCAGACTTCGCTCGAGGGGCCGCAAGACCTGCGGTTGATCACCGACGTGCCGGTGCCGGCTCCCGGCCGGGGTGAAGTGCTGATCAGGGTCCGGGCCGCCGGGGTCAACTTCGCCGACCTCTCGCAGGCCCGTGGGGTGTTCCGGGGCGGCCCGCAGCCGCCGTACCTGGCGGGTTTCGAGGCCGCGGGCGACGTTGTCGCGTTGGGTGCGGAGGTAACCGGCCTGGGGCCGGGGAGCCCGGTCATCGGTGTCGGGCCCGGTGCGTTCGCCGAGTACGCGGTCCTGCCCGCGGCCGCGGCGATGCCGGTGCCTGCCGGCTGGACGGCCGAGCAGGCGCTGGGCCTGGTCGTGAACCGGCCGACCGCGCTCGCGGCGCTCAAGCCGCTGGGCCGGCTGACCTCGGGGGAGACGGTGGTGGTCCACGCAGCGGCAGGCGCGACCGGCCAGGCCGCGGTGAGGATGGCCAAGCACTACGGCGCGACGGTCATCGCCACCGCTTCCCAGGGCAAGCACGAGACCGTGCGGGCGCTCGGCGCCGATCACGTCCTGGACTCCGCCACCCCCGATCTCGCCGCCGAAGTCCTGCGGCTGACCGGTGGTGCCGGTGCCGATCTGGTGCTGGAGTCCGCCGGAGGTGCCGGCTTCGCGGCCGGCCTGGCCTCCGCCAAGCCGGTCACCGGCCGGGTCGTCGTCTACGGCTTGGCGGGCGGCGAAGCCGCGATCACCAACTGGGACCTGGTGTACCGCCACCAGGTCCACGTCGTCGGCCTCAACCTCGGGATGCTGATCCGGGCGGCTCCCCGGATCTTCGGTGAGGTCATGGGTGAGCTGTCGGCCCTCGTCGCCGCCGGTGTCCTCCCACCCGAACGCCCGGTCGTCTACGACTTGGCCGACGGCCCGCAAGCCCTTGCCGCGCTGGAGTCGAGGGTGACCGTCGGCAAGCTCGCCCTGCGGCCCTGA
- a CDS encoding sigma-70 family RNA polymerase sigma factor — translation MTAQVREPADRDRFTAETEPFRRELLAHCYRMVGSAHDAEDLVQETYLRAWRSYAGFEGRASIRSWLYKIATNVCLTAVEPRKIRMLPSGLGGPQEGSETSANPVAPDEVSWLEPWPDRWTTAADDDPATSVVARESLRLALIASLQHLPARQRAILILREVLAFSAAETAQLLGTTTAAVKSGLQRARARLGELEPRPEQLLEPADQRARALLDGYIAAFERSDAGLLEQVLRADATLEATPFREWQAGLVNCIRMLTADVLGAPGDWRMLATTANGQPAAVEYRRDEAGVFRGRGIVVLDPTAAGVSRVVAFHDAALVTLFGFPESLTD, via the coding sequence ATGACGGCCCAGGTGCGGGAGCCGGCGGATCGGGACCGGTTCACCGCCGAAACCGAGCCGTTCCGGCGGGAGCTGCTGGCGCACTGCTACCGCATGGTCGGTTCTGCGCATGACGCCGAGGACCTGGTGCAAGAAACCTACCTGCGGGCCTGGCGGTCCTACGCCGGGTTCGAAGGCCGTGCGTCGATCCGGTCCTGGCTCTACAAGATCGCCACCAACGTCTGCCTGACCGCGGTGGAGCCGCGCAAGATCCGGATGCTGCCCTCGGGCCTGGGCGGTCCCCAGGAGGGATCCGAGACCTCGGCCAACCCCGTCGCGCCGGATGAGGTCTCGTGGCTGGAACCGTGGCCGGACCGGTGGACCACCGCCGCCGACGACGACCCGGCCACGTCGGTCGTCGCGCGCGAGTCACTGCGCCTGGCGCTCATCGCGAGCCTGCAGCACCTGCCCGCCCGCCAGCGCGCGATCCTCATCCTGCGTGAGGTGCTCGCGTTCTCCGCGGCCGAAACCGCGCAGCTGCTCGGTACCACCACGGCGGCGGTGAAGAGCGGGCTGCAGCGGGCCCGGGCGCGGCTGGGTGAGCTGGAACCACGGCCGGAGCAGTTGCTGGAACCGGCTGACCAGCGGGCACGGGCACTGCTCGACGGTTACATCGCGGCCTTCGAACGCTCGGATGCCGGTCTCCTGGAACAGGTGCTGCGCGCGGACGCGACGCTCGAGGCGACACCGTTCCGCGAGTGGCAGGCCGGGCTGGTGAACTGCATCCGCATGCTCACCGCGGACGTGCTGGGGGCACCGGGGGACTGGCGGATGCTCGCCACCACCGCCAATGGCCAGCCCGCTGCCGTCGAGTACCGCCGAGACGAAGCCGGTGTGTTCCGGGGGAGAGGCATCGTGGTGCTGGACCCGACCGCCGCCGGCGTCTCCCGTGTCGTCGCGTTCCACGACGCGGCCCTGGTCACCCTGTTCGGCTTCCCCGAATCGCTCACAGACTGA
- a CDS encoding glycosyltransferase family 1 protein — MTSSHRAGSSLRVLVVTESYPPQVNGVAHTAFRVAEHLTERGHAPLVVAPTAPTGLRQEASAEVGSSPVVRVPALSWPGYPDVRMALPTRAVARAIAEHQPDVVHLSSPLLLGAHAVRAALKRQVPIVAVYETDVAAYCASYAPRVPGGARYVWHRLRGIHGPADRTIVSSSASKRALEAQGIPRLHLLPHGVDAVRFDPRHRDPELHRRLAPNGEVLVGYVGRLAPDKHVELLRDVCALPGVRLVVVGDGPNRPSLQAALPDATFLGLRVGAELASIYATLDVFTHTGPFETFGLTIQEAMASGLPVVAPAAGGPLDLVVDGHTGYLVTPLDPGALRDAVLRLTESPAKRAAFGAAGRATAVRSTWEASGDRLINHYREVLGERSPQARARAAA, encoded by the coding sequence ATGACGTCCAGCCATCGCGCGGGATCTTCGTTGCGGGTCCTCGTCGTGACCGAGTCGTACCCGCCGCAGGTCAACGGGGTCGCGCACACCGCGTTCCGGGTCGCCGAGCACCTGACGGAGCGCGGTCACGCGCCGCTGGTGGTGGCGCCGACCGCGCCCACCGGGCTGCGGCAGGAGGCGTCGGCGGAGGTCGGGAGCTCACCCGTCGTGCGGGTGCCCGCGCTGTCCTGGCCCGGTTACCCGGACGTGCGCATGGCGCTGCCGACCCGAGCGGTGGCGCGCGCGATCGCCGAGCACCAGCCTGACGTGGTGCACCTGTCGAGCCCCCTACTGCTCGGTGCCCACGCGGTACGGGCCGCCCTGAAGCGGCAGGTGCCGATCGTGGCGGTGTACGAGACGGACGTCGCGGCATACTGCGCTTCCTACGCCCCGCGGGTGCCCGGTGGCGCGAGGTACGTATGGCACCGGCTGCGAGGGATCCACGGACCGGCCGACCGCACGATCGTCTCGTCCAGCGCATCGAAGCGGGCGCTGGAAGCGCAGGGCATCCCTCGCCTGCACCTGCTCCCCCACGGCGTCGACGCCGTGCGCTTCGACCCGCGGCACCGGGATCCGGAGCTGCACCGCCGGCTCGCGCCGAACGGCGAGGTCCTCGTCGGGTACGTCGGCCGCCTCGCGCCGGACAAGCACGTCGAGCTGCTGCGCGACGTCTGCGCGCTGCCGGGGGTGCGGCTGGTCGTCGTCGGAGACGGGCCGAACCGGCCCAGCCTGCAGGCGGCGCTGCCCGACGCGACCTTCCTGGGCCTGCGCGTCGGTGCCGAGCTGGCGAGCATCTACGCGACGCTCGACGTCTTCACGCACACCGGGCCCTTCGAAACCTTCGGGCTGACCATCCAGGAAGCGATGGCGAGCGGCCTCCCCGTCGTGGCGCCGGCGGCCGGCGGTCCACTGGACCTCGTCGTGGACGGGCACACCGGGTACCTGGTAACCCCGCTCGACCCGGGCGCCCTACGCGACGCGGTGCTCCGGCTCACGGAGTCGCCCGCGAAGCGCGCCGCGTTCGGTGCCGCGGGCCGCGCCACCGCGGTCCGCAGCACCTGGGAAGCCTCCGGCGACCGCCTGATCAACCACTACCGCGAGGTGCTGGGCGAACGCTCACCCCAGGCTCGCGCCCGCGCTGCCGCCTGA
- a CDS encoding histidine phosphatase family protein, with protein MSTVILLRHGKSTANGSGVLAGRTPKVGLDDTGRAQADRLVERLAGVPVAELVVSPMLRCKQTVTPLATALGLDKTVEPRLSEVDYGEWTGRELKTLVKEQLWRVVQSHPSAAVFPGGEGLAAMQARAVAAIRAHDARITAEHGDHAVWIACSHGDVIKAVLADALGQHLDAFQRIVVDPASVSVVRYTETRPFVLRVNENGGDLKGIVPPPPKKKTGRGRKAGDSDAVVGGSTGR; from the coding sequence GTGAGTACGGTCATCTTGCTGCGGCACGGGAAGTCCACCGCGAACGGGTCCGGCGTCCTGGCGGGGCGCACGCCGAAGGTCGGTCTCGACGACACCGGCCGCGCGCAGGCCGACAGGCTGGTCGAGCGGCTGGCCGGCGTGCCCGTCGCCGAGCTGGTGGTGTCGCCGATGCTGCGCTGCAAGCAGACGGTGACGCCGTTGGCGACCGCGCTGGGTCTGGACAAGACCGTGGAGCCGCGCCTGTCCGAAGTGGACTACGGCGAGTGGACCGGTCGTGAGCTGAAGACGCTGGTCAAGGAGCAGCTGTGGCGGGTGGTCCAGTCCCACCCGTCGGCGGCGGTGTTCCCCGGCGGTGAGGGGCTGGCCGCGATGCAGGCCCGCGCGGTGGCCGCGATCCGCGCGCACGACGCACGCATCACCGCCGAGCATGGCGACCACGCCGTGTGGATCGCCTGCAGCCACGGCGACGTGATCAAGGCGGTGCTGGCCGATGCCTTGGGCCAGCACCTCGACGCGTTCCAGCGCATTGTGGTCGACCCCGCGTCGGTGTCGGTGGTCCGCTACACCGAGACGCGGCCGTTCGTGCTGCGCGTGAACGAGAACGGCGGCGACCTGAAGGGCATCGTGCCCCCGCCGCCGAAGAAGAAGACCGGCCGCGGCAGGAAGGCGGGCGACAGCGACGCGGTGGTCGGGGGCAGCACCGGGCGCTGA
- a CDS encoding M3 family metallopeptidase → MISPDNPFATPSELPYALPPFDRITVEHFRPAFDEGLTAHAAEIHDIAANPAEPTFENTIAALERAGELLERASGTFFNVSSSDSTDEIQEIQAELAPKLAAHSDAIHLDAQLFARINALYEGRESLGLDPESLRLLERRHTDFSRAGAGLPEAEQDKLRKLNEQLSTLQTKFQKNLLRDTNELAVVLDDVADLAGLDEGAIATAAEAAAARGEEAKYVLNLTLPTAQAALESLENRAVRERVFTASVSRGNRGNEYDNNSVAAEIVRLRAERAALLGYPDHASYVISDETAKTADAASGLLERLAPVAVANARVEAAELQQHLEADVPGATLKPWDWAFYAEKVRRERYEVDTAALRPYFELNRVLTDGVFFAANRLYGLTFTERDDLPKYHPEVRTFEVFDADGSGMGLFLVDYYTRDSKRGGAWMNNFVSQSDLLGRKSVVVNVLNVAKPPAGEPTLLTLDEVTTVFHEFGHALHGLLSGVEYPTFSGPSVPRDFVEYPSQVNEMWMLWPEVLANYAKHHVTGEPLPAEQVAKLEASQQYGEGFKTTEYLAASLLDLAWHRLGVDDRVDDVQRFESDALEKAGVALESVPPRYRTTYFNHVFGGGYSAGYYSYIWSEVLDADTVQWFRENGGLKRENGDHFRSTLLGRGGSVDPMEAFANFRGRQPEIQPLLERRGLAGA, encoded by the coding sequence ATGATTTCGCCGGACAACCCGTTCGCCACCCCGAGTGAGCTGCCCTACGCCCTGCCGCCGTTCGACCGCATCACGGTCGAGCACTTCAGGCCCGCGTTCGACGAGGGCCTGACCGCCCACGCCGCGGAGATCCACGACATCGCCGCGAACCCGGCGGAGCCCACGTTCGAGAACACGATCGCCGCGCTGGAGCGGGCGGGGGAGCTGCTGGAGCGGGCGTCCGGCACGTTCTTCAACGTCTCCAGCTCCGACTCGACCGACGAGATCCAGGAGATCCAGGCCGAGCTGGCGCCGAAACTGGCCGCGCACTCCGACGCGATCCACCTGGACGCGCAGCTGTTCGCGCGGATCAACGCGCTGTACGAGGGGCGCGAGAGCCTCGGCCTCGACCCCGAGTCGCTGCGTCTGCTGGAGCGCCGGCACACCGACTTCAGCCGCGCCGGCGCCGGGCTGCCCGAGGCCGAGCAGGACAAGCTGCGCAAGCTCAACGAGCAGCTCTCGACCCTGCAGACGAAGTTCCAGAAGAACCTGCTGCGCGACACCAACGAGCTCGCCGTGGTCCTCGACGACGTCGCCGACCTGGCCGGGCTCGACGAGGGGGCGATCGCCACCGCCGCCGAAGCGGCTGCCGCTCGCGGCGAAGAGGCCAAGTACGTCCTGAACCTCACGCTGCCGACCGCGCAGGCGGCCCTGGAGTCGCTGGAGAACCGCGCGGTGCGCGAGCGCGTCTTCACCGCCTCGGTCTCGCGAGGCAACCGCGGCAACGAGTACGACAACAACTCCGTCGCCGCCGAGATCGTCCGTCTGCGGGCCGAACGCGCGGCGCTGCTGGGCTACCCGGACCACGCGTCGTACGTGATCTCCGACGAGACGGCCAAGACCGCCGACGCGGCCTCGGGCCTGCTGGAGCGGCTGGCGCCGGTCGCCGTGGCCAACGCCCGCGTCGAGGCCGCCGAGCTGCAGCAGCACCTCGAGGCGGACGTCCCGGGCGCGACGCTGAAGCCGTGGGACTGGGCGTTCTACGCCGAGAAGGTGCGCCGCGAGCGCTACGAGGTGGACACCGCGGCGCTGCGCCCGTACTTCGAGCTGAACCGCGTGCTGACCGACGGAGTGTTCTTCGCCGCGAACCGCCTGTACGGCCTGACCTTCACCGAGCGCGACGACCTGCCGAAATACCACCCGGAGGTGCGGACCTTCGAGGTCTTCGACGCCGACGGCAGCGGCATGGGCCTGTTCCTCGTGGACTACTACACGCGTGACTCCAAGCGCGGCGGCGCGTGGATGAACAACTTCGTGAGCCAGTCGGACCTGCTGGGGCGCAAGTCCGTGGTGGTCAACGTGCTCAACGTCGCGAAGCCGCCGGCGGGGGAACCGACCCTGCTGACGCTCGACGAGGTCACCACCGTGTTCCACGAGTTCGGCCACGCGCTGCACGGGCTGCTCTCGGGCGTCGAGTACCCGACGTTCTCCGGCCCGAGCGTGCCGCGGGACTTCGTGGAGTACCCGTCGCAGGTCAACGAGATGTGGATGCTGTGGCCCGAGGTGCTGGCGAACTACGCCAAGCACCACGTGACGGGGGAGCCGCTGCCGGCCGAGCAGGTCGCCAAGCTGGAAGCCTCGCAGCAGTACGGCGAGGGCTTCAAGACGACTGAGTACCTCGCCGCGTCGCTGCTCGACCTCGCCTGGCACCGCCTCGGCGTGGACGACCGCGTCGACGACGTGCAGCGCTTCGAGTCCGACGCGCTGGAGAAGGCCGGCGTCGCGCTGGAAAGCGTGCCGCCGCGCTACCGCACCACGTACTTCAACCACGTCTTCGGCGGCGGTTACAGCGCGGGCTACTACTCCTACATCTGGAGCGAGGTCCTCGACGCCGACACCGTGCAGTGGTTCCGCGAGAACGGCGGCCTCAAGCGCGAGAACGGCGACCACTTCCGCTCGACGCTGCTCGGCCGCGGCGGGAGTGTGGACCCGATGGAGGCGTTCGCGAACTTCCGCGGTCGTCAGCCGGAGATCCAGCCGCTGCTGGAGCGCCGGGGTCTCGCGGGGGCCTGA
- a CDS encoding undecaprenyl-diphosphate phosphatase — protein sequence MGWFEALVLGVVQGLTEFLPISSSAHLRIVAALVGWDDPGAAFTAVTQIGTELAVILYFGKKIGRILQAWFFSLYRRSWRRDPDARLGWLIIVGSIPIVVLGLLLQDQIDETFRDLRITATTLIVFGVILLIADRVGSQRRSLDHLTVPHGLGFGFAQALALIPGVSRSGGTTSAGLLMGYTRADAAEYSFLLALPAVFGSGLYKLTDIGKNGETAQWGPTILATLVAFGVGYVVIAWLMSYIKRKSFVPFVIYRIVLGLLLFGLIIGGVLDPNAGPVGS from the coding sequence ATGGGGTGGTTCGAAGCACTGGTGCTGGGAGTGGTGCAGGGGCTCACGGAGTTCCTGCCCATCTCCTCCAGCGCGCACCTGCGGATCGTGGCCGCGCTCGTCGGCTGGGACGACCCGGGCGCGGCGTTCACGGCCGTGACGCAGATCGGCACCGAGCTGGCGGTGATCCTGTACTTCGGGAAGAAGATCGGCCGGATCCTGCAGGCCTGGTTCTTCTCGCTCTACCGCCGCAGCTGGCGCCGAGACCCCGACGCGCGGCTGGGCTGGCTGATCATCGTCGGCTCGATCCCCATCGTCGTGCTCGGCCTGCTGTTGCAGGACCAGATCGACGAGACCTTCCGCGACCTGCGGATCACCGCGACGACGCTCATCGTGTTCGGCGTGATCCTGCTCATCGCCGACCGCGTGGGCTCGCAGCGGCGCTCGCTCGACCACCTCACCGTGCCGCACGGCCTCGGGTTCGGCTTCGCGCAGGCCCTGGCCCTGATCCCGGGCGTCTCGCGCTCCGGCGGCACCACCAGCGCCGGCCTGCTCATGGGCTACACCCGCGCCGACGCCGCGGAGTACTCGTTCCTGCTGGCCCTGCCGGCCGTGTTCGGCTCGGGCCTGTACAAGCTCACCGACATCGGCAAGAACGGCGAGACCGCGCAGTGGGGGCCCACGATCCTGGCCACGCTGGTGGCCTTCGGCGTCGGGTACGTGGTGATCGCGTGGCTGATGTCCTACATCAAGCGCAAGAGCTTCGTGCCGTTCGTGATCTACCGGATCGTGCTCGGCCTGCTGCTGTTCGGGCTGATCATCGGAGGGGTGCTCGACCCCAACGCCGGACCTGTCGGGAGCTGA
- a CDS encoding alpha/beta hydrolase: MKVDAAPQGEHYEVAGRRLLLHRGGSGGPPVVFLPGAGLMAYDFLNVQQRVAEFTTSVVYDRAGTGWSDAAELPRTPDQVTEELRALLAAADVPGPYVLAGHSLGALYARRYAQRFPGEVAGLVFLDPGHEDILEFLPKEAAELNESLKPDLAALPEPTPAQLDASRDALLKLYANWPDGVRDALVDKHLTEWRTAVLETRNFETEVYDQVRAGGVLPDVPLVVLSALGANPYWAQFASPELMDSMLAGIKALHASIAASVPRGEHRILDGAAHQTMHLEHEDAVVEAIRSVL; the protein is encoded by the coding sequence ATGAAGGTCGACGCGGCACCACAGGGCGAGCACTACGAAGTGGCCGGGCGCCGGCTGCTGCTGCATCGCGGCGGCTCCGGCGGGCCGCCGGTGGTGTTCCTGCCTGGCGCGGGCTTGATGGCGTATGACTTCCTGAACGTGCAGCAGCGCGTCGCGGAGTTCACCACGAGCGTGGTGTACGACCGGGCCGGCACAGGCTGGAGCGATGCTGCCGAGCTGCCCCGCACGCCGGACCAGGTGACGGAGGAACTGCGGGCCCTGCTGGCGGCCGCGGACGTGCCCGGGCCGTACGTGCTGGCCGGACATTCGCTCGGGGCGCTGTACGCCCGCCGCTATGCGCAGCGCTTCCCAGGGGAGGTCGCCGGCCTGGTGTTCCTCGATCCGGGCCACGAGGACATCCTGGAGTTCCTGCCGAAGGAGGCCGCCGAGCTGAACGAGAGCCTCAAGCCCGACCTGGCCGCCCTGCCCGAGCCGACTCCCGCGCAACTGGACGCGTCGCGCGACGCATTGCTGAAGCTGTACGCGAACTGGCCCGACGGTGTCCGGGACGCGTTGGTGGACAAGCACCTCACGGAGTGGCGCACGGCGGTCCTGGAGACGCGGAACTTCGAAACCGAGGTGTACGACCAGGTCCGCGCCGGGGGAGTGCTGCCGGACGTACCGCTCGTGGTGCTGAGCGCGCTCGGGGCCAACCCGTACTGGGCGCAGTTCGCCTCCCCGGAGCTGATGGATTCGATGCTCGCGGGGATCAAGGCCCTGCACGCGTCGATCGCCGCGTCCGTGCCGCGAGGTGAGCACCGCATACTCGACGGTGCGGCACACCAGACGATGCACCTGGAGCACGAAGACGCTGTCGTGGAGGCGATCCGCTCAGTCCTCTGA